A region of Arabidopsis thaliana chromosome 5, partial sequence DNA encodes the following proteins:
- the MCM6 gene encoding minichromosome maintenance (MCM2/3/5) family protein, whose translation MEAFGGFVMDEQAIQVENVFLEFLKSFRLDANKPELYYEAEIEAIRGGESTMMYIDFSHVMGFNDALQKAIADEYLRFEPYLRNACKRFVIEMNPSFISDDTPNKDINVSFYNLPFTKRLRELTTAEIGKLVSVTGVVTRTSEVRPELLYGTFKCLDCGSVIKNVEQQFKYTQPTICVSPTCLNRARWALLRQESKFADWQRVRMQETSKEIPAGSLPRSLDVILRHEIVEQARAGDTVIFTGTVVVIPDISALAAPGERAECRRDSSQQKSSTAGHEGVQGLKALGVRDLSYRLAFIANSVQIADGSRNTDMRNRQNDSNEDDQQQFTAEELDEIQQMRNTPDYFNKLVGSMAPTVFGHQDIKRAVLLMLLGGVHKTTHEGINLRGDINVCIVGDPSCAKSQFLKYTAGIVPRSVYTSGKSSSAAGLTATVAKEPETGEFCIEAGALMLADNGICCIDEFDKMDIKDQVAIHEAMEQQTISITKAGIQATLNARTSILAAANPVGGRYDKSKPLKYNVNLPPAILSRFDLVYVMIDDPDEVTDYHIAHHIVRVHQKHEAALSPEFTTVQLKRYIAYAKTLKPKLSPEARKLLVESYVALRRGDTTPGTRVAYRMTVRQLEALIRLSEAIARSHLEILVKPSHVLLAVRLLKTSVISVESGDIDLSEYQDANGDNMDDTDDIENPVDGEEDQQNGAAEPASATADNGAAAQKLVISEEEYDRITQALVIRLRQHEETVNKDSKQQHSSIFHTFHFLSSTIENNFFPLGSELPGIRQKELIRWFIDQQNEKKKYSSQEQVKLDIKKLRAIIESLVCKEGHLIVLANEQEEAAEAEETKKKSSQRDERILAVAPNYVIE comes from the exons ATGGAAGCTTTTGGTGGATTTGTAATGGATGAACAAGCGATTCAAGTCGAGAATGTCTTCCTCGAATTCCTGAAAAG TTTTCGATTAGATGCGAACAAGCCGGAGTTGTATTACGAAGCAGAGATTGAAGCGATTCGAGGTGGTGAATCAACAATGATGTACATTGATTTCTCACATGTAATGGGTTTTAATGACGCTCTTCAGAAAGCAATAGCTGATGAATATttgag gtttgAGCCGTATTTGAGGAATGCGTGTAAGAGATTTGTGATTGAAATGAATCCTTCTTTCATTTCTGATGATACTCCAAATAAAGATATCAATGTTTCTTTCTACAATCTTCCTTTCACTAAAAG GTTGAGGGAGTTAACGACGGCAGAAATTGGAAAGTTAGTGTCGGTGACAGGTGTGGTTACTCGAACAAGTGAAGTGAGACCTGAGCTTCTATATGGGACTTTCAAGTGTTTAGATTGTGGTAGTGTTATAAAGAATGTTGAACAACAGTTTAAGTATACACAG CCTACGATCTGTGTGAGCCCGACTTGTTTGAACAGAGCAAGATGGGCGTTGCTTAGACAAGAAAGTAAGTTTGCGGATTGGCAAAGGGTTAGAATGCAGGAGACTTCAAAAGAGATACCTGCAGGTTCCTTGCCACGGTCTTTGGATGTCATTTTGCGTCATGAGATTGTGGAACAGGCCAGAGCGGGTGACAC GGTTATTTTTACGGGAACAGTAGTTGTTATACCTGACATATCAGCACTGGCAGCACCTGGAGAGAGAGCAGAATGTCGTCGAGACTCATCACAGCAGAAAAGCTCTACTGCTGGACATGAAGGTGTTCAAGGTCTCAAGGCTCTAGGAGTTAGAGATCTTTCGTATCGGCTTGCCTTTATCGCTAATTCAGTGCAG atTGCTGATGGTAGTAGGAACACTGACATGAGGAACCGCCAAAATGATTCTAACGAAGATGATCAACAGCAGTTCACG GCAGAAGAGTTAGATGAAATTCAGCAGATGAGAAATACTCCTGATTACTTCAATAAGTTAGTTGGAAGCATGGCCCCAACCGTTTTTGGTCATCAAGACATCAAACGTGCAGTTCTACTTATGCTTCTAGGCGGTGTGCACAAGACAACTCATGAAGGCATCAACCTTAGAGGAGACATCAATGTTTGTATAGTTGGGGATCCCAGCTGTGCTAAATCCCAATTCCTCAA GTATACCGCAGGTATTGTACCACGATCTGTGTATACATCTGGGAAGTCCTCTTCTGCAGCTGGGTTGACTGCAACTGTGGCAAAAGAACCGGAAACTGGTGAATTCTGCATTGAG GCTGGTGCTTTAATGCTTGCTGACAATGGAATATGTTGCATTGACGAGTTTGACAAGATGGATATCAAAGATCAG GTTGCTATTCATGAAGCAATGGAGCAGCAGACGATAAGCATTACAAAAGCTGGTATACAAGCAACCTTGAATGCTAGGACATCAATTCTTGCAGCAGCTAATCCTGTTGGTGGGCGATATGATAAATCTAAACCACTTAAG TATAACGTTAATCTTCCACCTGCCATTCTTTCGAGGTTTGATCTTGTGTACGTTATGATTGATGACCCTGATGAGGTAACGGATTACCACATTGCCCATCATATTGTGCGAGTTCACCAGAAGCATGAAGCAGCGCTATCTCCTGAATTCACTACCGTACAACTCAAGCGCTACATTGCATATGCCAAAACGTTAAAGCCAAAG CTAAGCCCAGAAGCAAGAAAGTTACTTGTCGAGTCTTATGTTGCTCTTCGTAGAGGTGATACAACTCCAGGTACAAGAGTCGCATATCGAATGACAGTTAGGCAGCTAGAGGCACTGATCAGGCTCTCAGAAGCCATTGCTAGGAGTCATTTGGAAATTCTG gttAAACCAAGTCATGTTCTTTTAGCTGTCAGACTGCTAAAGACTTCAGTCATCAG TGTTGAGTCAGGCGATATCGATCTTTCTGAGTACCAAGATGCTAATGGTGACAACATGGACGACACAGATGACATTGAAAACCCTGTTGATGGAGAGGAAGATCAACAGAATGGTGCAGCTGAGCCAGCTTCTGCAACTGCAG ATAATGGAGCAGCAGCTCAAAAGCTGGTGATTAGCGAGGAAGAATATGATAGAATCACACAGGCTTTAGTCATTCGCCTTAGACAACATGAAGAAACTGTAAACAAAGACAGTAAGCAACAACACTCTTCAATTTTCCatacttttcattttctctcctCAActattgaaaacaatttttttcctttaggTTCTGAATTGCCTGGAATTAGACAAAAGGAACTGATTCGATGGTTCATCGATCAacagaatgagaaaaagaaatatagtTCGCAAGAGCAAGTAAAACTCGATATCAAGAAACTCAGAGCCATCATTGAg AGTTTGGTATGTAAAGAAGGTCATCTTATAGTGTTAGCTaatgagcaagaagaagccGCAGAAGCAGAGGAAACGAAGAAAAAATCTTCACAAAGAGACGAGAGGATCTTAGCTGTTGCTCCAAACTATGTTATTGAGTGA
- the CEST gene encoding death domain associated protein (CHLOROPLAST PROTEIN-ENHANCING STRESS TOLERANCE (CEST); FUNCTIONS IN: molecular_function unknown; INVOLVED IN: response to water deprivation, chloroplast organization, hyperosmotic salinity response, response to photooxidative stress, heat acclimation; LOCATED IN: thylakoid, chloroplast thylakoid membrane, chloroplast; EXPRESSED IN: 23 plant structures; EXPRESSED DURING: 13 growth stages; Has 30201 Blast hits to 17322 proteins in 780 species: Archae - 12; Bacteria - 1396; Metazoa - 17338; Fungi - 3422; Plants - 5037; Viruses - 0; Other Eukaryotes - 2996 (source: NCBI BLink).) — protein MTTQIFQLPLKYCASSFSSTGQRNYGASSSPSPIVICKSNGISDGLWVKRRKNNRRFGSLIVKQEKGDVTEIRVPVPLTLEQQEKEKQNRDDEEDEIDEGDVDPEDLKYVNEIKRVIELLRRNRDMIFSEVKLTIMIEDPRELERRRLLGIEDADTPSRDDLAEALEQVNDGKIPKDRATLRMLHEEMIRWPNLEVEVSKKQRGKSMYAKSTDTGIDPKEAAKRLNVEWDSAAAIEEVDVDDEQGVVTKVAGYGALYFVSALPVIIGISVVLILFYNSLQ, from the exons atgaCGACGCAGATATTTCAGTTGCCGTTAAAGTACTGTGCTTCGAGTTTTTCTTCCACCGGCCAACGGAATTACGgtgcttcttcttcgccgTCTCCGATTGTAATTTGTAAGAGTAATGGAATTTCCGATGGTCTTTGGGTGAAGCGGAGGAAGAACAATCGGAGATTTGGTAGTTTAATAGTTAAGCAGGAGAAAGGAGACGTGACGGAGATTCGAGTTCCGGTTCCGTTAACTTTGGAGCaacaagagaaggagaaacaaaatcgagatgatgaagaagatgaaatcgaTGAAGGAGATGTAGATCCTGAAGATCTCAAATACGTCAATGAAATCAAACGG gTAATTGAGCTTCTTAGGAGGAATAGAGATATGATCTTCAGTGAG GTTAAGTTGACTATTATGATTGAGGATCCAAGGGAACTGGAAAGAAGGAGGCTTCTTGGAATAGAAGATGCAGATACTCCAAGCAGAGATGATTTGGCTGAAGCCTTGGAACAG GTAAATGATGGGAAAATCCCTAAAGATCGTGCAACTCTTCGGATGCTGCATGAGGAAATGATCCGTTGGCCAAATTTAGAG GTTGAGGTTTCAAAGAAGCAACGAGGAAAGTCAATGTACGCTAAATCCACAGACACTGGAATAGATCCAAAAGAAGCAGCCAAGAGACTCAACGTCGAATGGGATTCAGCTGCTGCAATTGAAGAAGTCGATGTCGATGATGAACAAGGAGTAGTAACCAAAGTCGCG GGCTATGGAGCGTTGTACTTCGTCTCAGCTTTACCAGTTATCATTGGTATCTCTGttgtattaattttgttttacaattCCCTACAGTAG
- the BGLU13 gene encoding beta glucosidase 13 (beta glucosidase 13 (BGLU13); FUNCTIONS IN: cation binding, hydrolase activity, hydrolyzing O-glycosyl compounds, catalytic activity; INVOLVED IN: carbohydrate metabolic process; LOCATED IN: endomembrane system; CONTAINS InterPro DOMAIN/s: Glycoside hydrolase, family 1 (InterPro:IPR001360), Glycoside hydrolase, family 1, active site (InterPro:IPR018120), Glycoside hydrolase, catalytic core (InterPro:IPR017853), Glycoside hydrolase, subgroup, catalytic core (InterPro:IPR013781); BEST Arabidopsis thaliana protein match is: beta glucosidase 12 (TAIR:AT5G42260.1); Has 11271 Blast hits to 10941 proteins in 1459 species: Archae - 140; Bacteria - 7743; Metazoa - 717; Fungi - 200; Plants - 1456; Viruses - 0; Other Eukaryotes - 1015 (source: NCBI BLink).) yields MRTKYFSLLVFIIVLASNEVIAKKHSSTPKLRRSDFPKDFIFGAATSAYQVEGAAHEDGRGPSIWDTFSEKYPEKIKDGTNGSIASDSYHLYKEDVGLLHQIGFGAYRFSISWSRILPRGNLKGGINQAGIDYYNNLINELLSKGIKPFATIFHWDTPQSLEDAYGGFFGAEIVNDFRDYADICFKNFGDRVKHWMTLNEPLTVVQQGYVAGVMAPGRCSKFTNPNCTAGNGATEPYIVGHNLILAHGEAVKVYREKYKASQKGQVGIALNAGWNLPYTESAEDRLAAARAMAFTFDYFMEPLVTGKYPVDMVNNVKDGRLPTFTAKQSKMLKGSYDFIGINYYSSSYAKDVPCSSENVTLFSDPCASVTGEREGVPIGPKAASDWLLIYPKGIRDLLLYAKYKFKDPVMYITENGRDEASTGKIDLKDSERIDYYAQHLKMVQDAISIGANVKGFFAWSLLDNFEWATGYSVRFGLVYVDFNDGRKRYPKKSAKWFRKLLSEKKRN; encoded by the coding sequence atgagaactaaatatttttctttgctaGTGTTTATTATTGTCTTGGCTTCTAATGAAGTTATAGCCAAGAAACACTCTTCAACACCTAAATTAAGAAGAAGTGATTTTccaaaagattttatttttggagcTGCAACGTCAGCTTACCAAGTCGAAGGAGCTGCTCATGAAGATGGTAGAGGTCCAAGTATTTGGGATACATTCTCTGAAAAATATCCGGAGAAGATAAAAGATGGTACCAATGGATCTATTGCAAGTGATTCTTACCATCTTTACAAGGAAGATGTGGGTTTACTACATCAAATTGGTTTCGGTGCCTATAGATTCTCTATCTCGTGGTCGAGGATCTTGCCACGTGGGAATCTAAAAGGAGGTATCAACCAAGCTGGTATTGACTATTACAACAACTTGATCAATGAGCTTTTGTCTAAAGGAATTAAGCCATTCGCCACCATTTTTCATTGGGACACACCGCAAAGCCTTGAAGATGCTTACGGAGGATTCTTTGGCGCGGAGATTGTGAATGACTTCCGCGATTATGCGGATATTTGCTTCAAGAATTTTGGAGATCGAGTGAAGCATTGGATGACATTGAACGAACCATTAACAGTTGTGCAACAAGGATATGTTGCTGGTGTAATGGCTCCTGGAAGGTGTTCAAAATTCACAAACCCTAATTGCACCGCGGGAAATGGAGCTACCGAGCCTTATATTGTTGGTCACAACCTCATTCTTGCTCATGGAGAAGCAGTCAAAgtatatagagaaaaatataaggCATCTCAAAAAGGTCAAGTTGGTATCGCTTTGAACGCGGGTTGGAACTTGCCTTATACCGAATCAGCTGAAGATAGATTAGCTGCGGCACGAGCCATGGCCTTCACATTCGACTATTTCATGGAGCCGCTTGTAACCGGTAAATATCCGGTTGACATGGTCAACAACGTAAAAGACGGTCGCTTACCTACATTTACTGCAAAACAATCTAAGATGTTGAAAGGATCATATGATTTCATTGGCATCAATTATTACTCATCTTCTTACGCTAAGGATGTTCCTTGCTCAAGCGAAAACGTTACATTATTCTCTGATCCTTGTGCTAGCGTCACAGGTGAAAGAGAAGGAGTGCCTATCGGTCCAAAGGCAGCATCAGATTGGCTTTTGATATATCCAAAAGGAATTCGTGATCTCCTTCTCTATGCAAAATACAAGTTCAAGGATCCTGTCATGTATATAACAGAGAATGGTAGAGATGAAGCTAGTACCGGTAAAATCGACCTTAAAGATAGTGAGAGGATCGATTACTACGCTCAACATTTGAAGATGGTTCAAGACGCTATATCAATTGGAGCCAATGTTAAAGGATTCTTTGCGTGGTCTTTGCTAGATAATTTTGAATGGGCAACGGGCTACTCAGTCCGATTTGGACTAGTTTACGTGGATTTCAACGATGGACGTAAGAGATATCCAAAGAAATCGGCAAAATGGTTCAGAAAGTTATTGAGcgaaaagaaaaggaattgA
- a CDS encoding uncharacterized protein (unknown protein; BEST Arabidopsis thaliana protein match is: unknown protein (TAIR:AT4G20190.1); Has 944 Blast hits to 462 proteins in 141 species: Archae - 2; Bacteria - 370; Metazoa - 161; Fungi - 102; Plants - 64; Viruses - 6; Other Eukaryotes - 239 (source: NCBI BLink).) yields the protein MVAAVLMPTISFRDESAREDWQVLSRNDSKKKILVKQTSMMQSEREISMDPKSIRSLSMSGSLRRNDSFDMVRLPAMSPPRDLDSPMPLPLQPVQTTGSPKQRSGLMRALRNREQDSLPNSPKQRSGLMRAFRNKDQDSLPNSTTGSPKQRSGLMRALRNKEQDSLPNSTTGSPKQRSGLMRALRNKEQDSSSASYKRSKSCGSTSKTLSHKSSGIRNSFFIKTDSNKSISNNSTLEDRFKCNALCLFLPGFSKGKPIRSSQKDDSSSFTRTTTMTRSSSSTITVSRTVSVRESTTTTTVISARASMEKFDCGSYTSESCGEEGGNHFFDLPSELIKSGSGDNDHDEPVSAAFVFDKEPVEKEIKGVLKVSGSKNRKAMESPSLRQVRFSTSSPVSYPTSPAISPRLLEATKNFNAFLEAQAV from the coding sequence ATGGTGGCTGCAGTACTTATGCCAACTATTAGTTTCAGAGACGAAAGTGCTCGCGAGGATTGGCAAGTTCTAAGCAGAAAcgattcaaagaagaagattctagTCAAGCAAACGAGTATGATGCAATCCGAGAGAGAGATATCGATGGATCCGAAATCAATCAGGTCGTTGTCTATGTCGGGTTCGTTGAGAAGGAACGATAGCTTCGATATGGTTCGTTTACCGGCAATGTCACCTCCTAGAGACTTAGATTCGCCTATGCCTCTTCCTTTGCAGCCAGTGCAGACTACTGGTTCTCCTAAACAACGTTCAGGTCTCATGCGGGCGCTCAGAAACAGGGAACAAGACAGCCTCCCAAACTCTCCTAAACAACGTTCAGGTCTCATGCGGGCGTTCAGAAACAAGGACCAAGACAGCCTTCCAAACTCAACCACTGGTTCTCCTAAACAACGTTCAGGTCTCATGCGGGCCCTCAGAAACAAGGAACAAGACAGCCTCCCAAACTCAACCACTGGTTCTCCAAAACAACGTTCAGGTCTCATGCGGGCCCTCAGAAACAAGGAACAAGACTCGTCTTCGGCGTCGTACAAGAGAAGCAAATCTTGTGGGTCTACTAGCAAGACACTCTCTCATAAGAGCAGCGGAATCAGAAACTCTTTCTTCATTAAAACCGATTCGAACAAGAGCATCAGCAATAATAGTACATTAGAAGACAGATTCAAATGCAACGCTCTGTGTTTATTCCTCCCCGGTTTCAGTAAAGGAAAACCGATCAGATCATCACAGAAAGacgattcttcttccttcaccCGAACCACCACGATGACGAGATCATCATCCTCTACCATTACCGTTTCAAGAACAGTCTCCGTCAGAGAATCCACCACCACTACCACAGTGATCTCCGCTCGAGCTTCAATGGAGAAATTCGATTGCGGCTCATATACTTCGGAATCCTGCGGAGAGGAAGGAGGAAATCACTTCTTTGACTTACCGTCCGAGCTAATCAAAAGTGGTTCAGGTGATAACGACCATGACGAACCGGTTTCAGCGGCTTTCGTGTTCGACAAGGAACCTGTTGAGAAAGAGATCAAAGGTGTTTTAAAGGTTTCTGGTTCgaaaaacagaaaagcaaTGGAGTCTCCTTCACTGCGTCAGGTTCGATTCTCCACATCATCGCCGGTTTCATACCCGACGTCTCCGGCGATCTCTCCACGGTTATTAGAAGCCACCAAGAATTTTAATGCTTTCTTGGAAGCTCAAGCCGTTTAA
- the MCM6 gene encoding minichromosome maintenance (MCM2/3/5) family protein (MINICHROMOSOME MAINTENANCE 6 (MCM6); FUNCTIONS IN: DNA-dependent ATPase activity, DNA binding, ATP binding; INVOLVED IN: cell proliferation, DNA-dependent DNA replication initiation, DNA unwinding involved in replication; LOCATED IN: nuclear chromatin; EXPRESSED IN: shoot apex; EXPRESSED DURING: IL.00 inflorescence just visible; CONTAINS InterPro DOMAIN/s: Nucleic acid-binding, OB-fold-like (InterPro:IPR016027), Nucleic acid-binding, OB-fold (InterPro:IPR012340), DNA-dependent ATPase MCM (InterPro:IPR001208), DNA-dependent ATPase MCM, conserved site (InterPro:IPR018525), MCM protein 6 (InterPro:IPR008049); BEST Arabidopsis thaliana protein match is: Minichromosome maintenance (MCM2/3/5) family protein (TAIR:AT2G16440.1); Has 30201 Blast hits to 17322 proteins in 780 species: Archae - 12; Bacteria - 1396; Metazoa - 17338; Fungi - 3422; Plants - 5037; Viruses - 0; Other Eukaryotes - 2996 (source: NCBI BLink).), whose protein sequence is MEAFGGFVMDEQAIQVENVFLEFLKSFRLDANKPELYYEAEIEAIRGGESTMMYIDFSHVMGFNDALQKAIADEYLRFEPYLRNACKRFVIEMNPSFISDDTPNKDINVSFYNLPFTKRLRELTTAEIGKLVSVTGVVTRTSEVRPELLYGTFKCLDCGSVIKNVEQQFKYTQPTICVSPTCLNRARWALLRQESKFADWQRVRMQETSKEIPAGSLPRSLDVILRHEIVEQARAGDTVIFTGTVVVIPDISALAAPGERAECRRDSSQQKSSTAGHEGVQGLKALGVRDLSYRLAFIANSVQIADGSRNTDMRNRQNDSNEDDQQQFTAEELDEIQQMRNTPDYFNKLVGSMAPTVFGHQDIKRAVLLMLLGGVHKTTHEGINLRGDINVCIVGDPSCAKSQFLKYTAGIVPRSVYTSGKSSSAAGLTATVAKEPETGEFCIEAGALMLADNGICCIDEFDKMDIKDQVAIHEAMEQQTISITKAGIQATLNARTSILAAANPVGGRYDKSKPLKYNVNLPPAILSRFDLVYVMIDDPDEVTDYHIAHHIVRVHQKHEAALSPEFTTVQLKRYIAYAKTLKPKLSPEARKLLVESYVALRRGDTTPGTRVAYRMTVRQLEALIRLSEAIARSHLEILVKPSHVLLAVRLLKTSVISVESGDIDLSEYQDANGDNMDDTDDIENPVDGEEDQQNGAAEPASATADNGAAAQKLVISEEEYDRITQALVIRLRQHEETVNKDSSELPGIRQKELIRWFIDQQNEKKKYSSQEQVKLDIKKLRAIIESLVCKEGHLIVLANEQEEAAEAEETKKKSSQRDERILAVAPNYVIE, encoded by the exons ATGGAAGCTTTTGGTGGATTTGTAATGGATGAACAAGCGATTCAAGTCGAGAATGTCTTCCTCGAATTCCTGAAAAG TTTTCGATTAGATGCGAACAAGCCGGAGTTGTATTACGAAGCAGAGATTGAAGCGATTCGAGGTGGTGAATCAACAATGATGTACATTGATTTCTCACATGTAATGGGTTTTAATGACGCTCTTCAGAAAGCAATAGCTGATGAATATttgag gtttgAGCCGTATTTGAGGAATGCGTGTAAGAGATTTGTGATTGAAATGAATCCTTCTTTCATTTCTGATGATACTCCAAATAAAGATATCAATGTTTCTTTCTACAATCTTCCTTTCACTAAAAG GTTGAGGGAGTTAACGACGGCAGAAATTGGAAAGTTAGTGTCGGTGACAGGTGTGGTTACTCGAACAAGTGAAGTGAGACCTGAGCTTCTATATGGGACTTTCAAGTGTTTAGATTGTGGTAGTGTTATAAAGAATGTTGAACAACAGTTTAAGTATACACAG CCTACGATCTGTGTGAGCCCGACTTGTTTGAACAGAGCAAGATGGGCGTTGCTTAGACAAGAAAGTAAGTTTGCGGATTGGCAAAGGGTTAGAATGCAGGAGACTTCAAAAGAGATACCTGCAGGTTCCTTGCCACGGTCTTTGGATGTCATTTTGCGTCATGAGATTGTGGAACAGGCCAGAGCGGGTGACAC GGTTATTTTTACGGGAACAGTAGTTGTTATACCTGACATATCAGCACTGGCAGCACCTGGAGAGAGAGCAGAATGTCGTCGAGACTCATCACAGCAGAAAAGCTCTACTGCTGGACATGAAGGTGTTCAAGGTCTCAAGGCTCTAGGAGTTAGAGATCTTTCGTATCGGCTTGCCTTTATCGCTAATTCAGTGCAG atTGCTGATGGTAGTAGGAACACTGACATGAGGAACCGCCAAAATGATTCTAACGAAGATGATCAACAGCAGTTCACG GCAGAAGAGTTAGATGAAATTCAGCAGATGAGAAATACTCCTGATTACTTCAATAAGTTAGTTGGAAGCATGGCCCCAACCGTTTTTGGTCATCAAGACATCAAACGTGCAGTTCTACTTATGCTTCTAGGCGGTGTGCACAAGACAACTCATGAAGGCATCAACCTTAGAGGAGACATCAATGTTTGTATAGTTGGGGATCCCAGCTGTGCTAAATCCCAATTCCTCAA GTATACCGCAGGTATTGTACCACGATCTGTGTATACATCTGGGAAGTCCTCTTCTGCAGCTGGGTTGACTGCAACTGTGGCAAAAGAACCGGAAACTGGTGAATTCTGCATTGAG GCTGGTGCTTTAATGCTTGCTGACAATGGAATATGTTGCATTGACGAGTTTGACAAGATGGATATCAAAGATCAG GTTGCTATTCATGAAGCAATGGAGCAGCAGACGATAAGCATTACAAAAGCTGGTATACAAGCAACCTTGAATGCTAGGACATCAATTCTTGCAGCAGCTAATCCTGTTGGTGGGCGATATGATAAATCTAAACCACTTAAG TATAACGTTAATCTTCCACCTGCCATTCTTTCGAGGTTTGATCTTGTGTACGTTATGATTGATGACCCTGATGAGGTAACGGATTACCACATTGCCCATCATATTGTGCGAGTTCACCAGAAGCATGAAGCAGCGCTATCTCCTGAATTCACTACCGTACAACTCAAGCGCTACATTGCATATGCCAAAACGTTAAAGCCAAAG CTAAGCCCAGAAGCAAGAAAGTTACTTGTCGAGTCTTATGTTGCTCTTCGTAGAGGTGATACAACTCCAGGTACAAGAGTCGCATATCGAATGACAGTTAGGCAGCTAGAGGCACTGATCAGGCTCTCAGAAGCCATTGCTAGGAGTCATTTGGAAATTCTG gttAAACCAAGTCATGTTCTTTTAGCTGTCAGACTGCTAAAGACTTCAGTCATCAG TGTTGAGTCAGGCGATATCGATCTTTCTGAGTACCAAGATGCTAATGGTGACAACATGGACGACACAGATGACATTGAAAACCCTGTTGATGGAGAGGAAGATCAACAGAATGGTGCAGCTGAGCCAGCTTCTGCAACTGCAG ATAATGGAGCAGCAGCTCAAAAGCTGGTGATTAGCGAGGAAGAATATGATAGAATCACACAGGCTTTAGTCATTCGCCTTAGACAACATGAAGAAACTGTAAACAAAGACA gTTCTGAATTGCCTGGAATTAGACAAAAGGAACTGATTCGATGGTTCATCGATCAacagaatgagaaaaagaaatatagtTCGCAAGAGCAAGTAAAACTCGATATCAAGAAACTCAGAGCCATCATTGAg AGTTTGGTATGTAAAGAAGGTCATCTTATAGTGTTAGCTaatgagcaagaagaagccGCAGAAGCAGAGGAAACGAAGAAAAAATCTTCACAAAGAGACGAGAGGATCTTAGCTGTTGCTCCAAACTATGTTATTGAGTGA